The Tenrec ecaudatus isolate mTenEca1 chromosome 8, mTenEca1.hap1, whole genome shotgun sequence DNA window GCGTCTGCATTAGTCTCCTCTTGACTGGGCTCTCCCGGCATTCTAGAATTGGCCCTGACTCTTCCTTCTGCCGGTCCCTATCAGACCTTGCCATTTAGTTTCCACTCTTTGCTCTCTCACTGTGTCATTAGAAAGCCCACCATCTCTCCCCTCAAAGACTGTCACTAATGATGGGGATAGTAGTAGCCCCGATATTGACTGTGCCCGTACTATGTGCCAGGCCCAGACCCAGAGTTGGGTGATTTACATCATCATCTCATTTCGTGATCACAGTAACTCTGTATTATCCCATTTGATGGATGCAAACACCGAGGCTCAGCGAGGCTGagtaacttgcccaaggccacCCAGCTAGACAGTAATAGAGCATCTCATCTCTCGGATCGCAACGGCTGTGCTTTTCCACACTGCACACATGATTCAAATCGCCTTGAGTGCTTCTCCTGGTGGGATCCGTGGGGTCCTCATGTCTTGATTCGTTGGAAAGCCTCCTGCTGCTAAGAGAGCAGCTATTAACCTCTCGGCTGACATGTTCAGCTTGGCTTCCTCAGATGGTAGGCTGGGCTGGGAGCAGGCAAAGGTCTGTGTGATCCTCCCACCCTCTGAGtgcctgtttctctggagaacccccaGCAGCCAGAGGGGTCTCGTTCCAGAGTCCTGGTCCCTTGGGCTCTCCTCTCTCTCACTCTGGTAGGATTCTGGAGTCACAGAGCAGTAAAAGATGCTAGGGAGAGGTTCCAGGCTGAAGGCAGACCCCGCCTCCCATGGCTTACCCCCCCAATCTGGTTCCCTCTATggccttttcccccttcccccaatcAGAAGCCTTCTTTTGGGGCTCCAAGCCTtgagctaagctccacccctatCCCAGCATCCTAAAGTTTGGGGGCTGCATTCAAGTCAGAGATTCCCAAATAGGGGGGTGTTGGATGGGCTTCTTCTGAGGGCAACTTGCCCTGAAAGACTGGGGGCAGGTGGCCGCCCAGCCATTGTGACTGAAGATATGTGTGCGGCTCCCTAGGAGACCCTCTGCCCTTTCCTCCTCCCACCAGCCCAGTGAGCGGGACCAGGCTTGCTTATTGTCACCTGACGCTGTGCAGCCACGGATCCCATTGGTGGAGCCAgattctgtctgtctctctcctgcTTTCTCGCCTTCCCTGCCTCTGTCCTCCACGCTGCTTTGGTTTCTCTCCTGTCTCCCTCCCTGTGCTCAGCCAGGGAGCATCGTCACACCATCACACCGGGGCAGCAGCTGTTCCGCCTGCAGAACCAGATAGGAGCTGCCTGCGGGGCAATGAAGTAGCCTCCTGGGCGGCGGGGAGAGGAGCGCAGCGCTGCTTCTAACCcaggctgctgctgtgcctgggaGCTCGTCCCTACGCCGCCTCCATCCCCCTTTCCTGCCTTGCCCTTCCACATCTCCTTCTGCAGAGTCCGGTGGAGCCAGGTGAGTGCCCTTCCTGCCCACAGCATCCTGCTGTCCCTCTGGAGAGGGACTCGAGTGGCCAGGAGCTGGGAGCTGGGTCACCCGGGTGCTGGCAGTGCTTTGggtgcccttctggaatgccaggccTGATGACCTTGTCCCTTTTCCCCAAGGCCCTTGGCCAAGGGGTGAACAGCTGGATCCagttgctggggcaccccagttagTCACCCCGTGACCATCCTGCTGCAGTCAGCACCGCCAGCAGGGACAGCAGGTTAGGGGAAGGCTCTGGGTCCCTCTGGCACCGGGGCAGCTTTTCTGaatgggaatggggaaggggtgtCAGTGTGTACAGCGTGTGTGCACGTTTGTGAGGAGTCTGAGGTCTGCATGCGTAGATAATTCTGCGTGCAGTTGGTCCGTGTATGTGTGGGTTTTGATGGGGGGAGCATGTCTGAGAATGTGTATGTCATGTACACATGAAGAACATGGGTACGGGGAGGCGTATCTGAGTGGCCCATTGAAACATGCGTGTGGAGGCACTGGGAGGCAGTGTATTTATGGGTGGACATATCACTTGCCATGTGTGGGAGTCTATGCGAGCAGAGGGGCTCTGTGTGGGGAGGTGCGACTCTGGAGCAGCAGGCACAGGGTGGGCGGGAAGTGTGGGCTGGAGCCGTAGTCTGTGGGTAGACCTGGGCAGGTATACAAACCTGTTGGCATGTGATGGGCTCAGGTTGGCAGCCTGTGACCAGAGGCAAACACCTTTCCGAAGGCTGTGTCTTTGAGTGTGGAGAAGACTTGTGGGAGAAGACAAGAACGTGGGCAGGGGGTGAACGGACAAGGGTGCGCAAACAAGCGACCGGTCAGGTGCCTTCTCGCGGAGGTggtggcatgtgggcatgttggtGCCTGCTGCATTCCCTTTTGCCCAAATATGGCTTGTGCAAAAGCGTGCCTTCAAGTGTGAGTGCGTGTGCCTCTGGACGGGAGCACAGGCAGGTCCGTATGGGCATGGCAGCCAGTGGGAGGGCCCCCGGAGGGTCCTGTGAGGATGTGGGAGGTGGTGGAAGGCACCTGAGTGTGTAGGTGCGTGTGTGGGAGTGGAGGGGTATGTGGAGGCGTGCGCAGCCTGTGTGCGCCACATGTGCGCAtgtgcccgtgtgtgtgtgtgtgtgtgtgtgtgtgtgtgtgtggatgtagcTGCCTGTGAGTAGGCGTAGGAAAGCTCCTCTCTGGGTGGATTGACATGGGAGTGTGGGTGTTTCTAAGGTATTGCCTCAACCTGTCCCTTGCACCCTGCCCTTTCGCAATCATCTGGGCGTGGATAACTTGGGGTTCACGCCCATCCTCGGTCCACCGAAACCTCGGCTTTACTGCTCCCCTAGTATCACCCACTGTCACTCTGCCTTCTAGACTGCCAGGCCTGGTGACCTTATCgcagcccctcctccccaccagctAGGGAGGAGGTGCAGTCTCAGCTCTCCTGAAAGATGTGCAGCCACCCCATTCTGAAGACTTCAACCACCAGGCGCAGCTGCCCCCGTCTCTGAGTGGGCTCTGAGGAGAGAGGTCCCGAGCTGGGCACAGGTGTCCATTCCTAGGTACCCTCAGTCCTGTGAGGGTAGGGGGGCTGCTGCTCAGACCCTCTCTGGGGGGGGGTTGTATTTACCCATGGCCGTGTGCATGAGTGCTTCTCTTCTCGCTCGAGCTAAGTTTCCCTGCACCTGAGCTCCCCCCCGTGTGTCACCACTGGGGGTAGTGCTGTGAGATGGTTTCCAGACACCTGACCCAGTTCTGGGTTGGACCTGGGTAGCAGGCACATATTGATTCACCTTAGGACCTCTTGGAgacaaagccactgccatttaGCTGAACTTCGTTAATGGCAGAAACGAGTCAGGGTGGAAAGCCAAGATGAAGCTAGGACTCAGGTGATACCCTGGGGCAGGTAGGAGCTATCAGCCACATGCCTCACCCTGCGCCCACCACCCAGGCAGCCCACAGATTCCTTGAGAGGTGCCAGGCTCTGGAGCAGACTTAACTGACGGAAAAGTGTGGGCTGGAACTTCTGGGAAAGCTATAAATAAAAGTACCTGCTTTCGCACAAGGTACCCACACCACTTGTTTCCTAAGCCCTAGTTCCTGACcacggagaggagaggaggggaggggaggagagaaggaggggagaagagaggagaggaggagaggagcagagaggaggggaggggaggagaggggaggggaggagaggggaggggagaggagaggaggagagaggagaggaggagaggagcagagagaaggggaggggaggagaggggaggggaggagaggaggagaggagaggaggagaggagagttgaggaggagaggagaggagaggagaggagagaggaggggaggggaggggaggagaggagaggagaagaggagggaagaggagaggagaggaaaggggaggagaggggaggaggagaggtgcTGGGAGCTGGGCTTGAGGAAGGAACTGGGGAAGGCATGGAGCCCACTGGGTTCTAAGCAGATGTCTTGGGAGAAAGTGCAGCCTGCCTTCCTCGTCTTGTCCCAGAGCAGTGTCTACTCCCATGGCCCAGAGCTCAGGTGAGCCAGGCCAACATCAAGGCCAGAGTCAGCTCTTCTGCCTACAGCACTGGTGAATGTGGTGTGGTCCTTTTATACCTGAACAGCTGCCAGAGGTAGTGTGAGAACTGAAGGAGggagagcgggagggagggagggaggggagagaaatgtCACTGCTCGAGAGGGAAGGAGGACAGACCGACAAATAGTGGAAACATTATGTGTGCTTATGGTTCcctgcgtgcgcacgcgcacgcacacacacgtgcgcacacgTGCACACCACGCAGAGTTGGTTGAATGATAAAGAGCTTGGGCCCCAACATGAGACCACCTGAGTTTCAATCATGTATAACCTCAACCATGTCTGTGTCTCCCAACACCAATGAAGATATTGCCTCAACCTGGGAAATGGGGACAATACTTGGCTACTATGAGGTTCCCTCGGATCAGGTTGGTGAAAGTACTAATGCTAAAACGAGTGATTGACAAGTCAAGCGAGGGAGGCTCACCTGAAAGAGAGTGAGCCTCGGCCGTAAGCGTTCTGGATGGGGTAAGAGCTGGAAGCATGCAGTGTGGCCCAGGAGCAGCTCCACATGGACCCGCAGAGCCCTCTGCGCTGGCCCTCTGGACCTTCCTTTCTGTGGAGTCTGAAGCCTAGAGAAGAGAGTGGCCTGTTCCCCAGAGCCCTGACACCCTTGGCCTCTTGGCTGCCTCCATCCTGCACCTAGCACCTCAGTCCCTCGGCAAGTGTCTCCTGTCTCTCCTACTGGCCTGAACCATTCTCTCCACCCCAGCCCCCTTCAGCCCCATCCCTTTCTCTTTTCACGCCTGTTGGCTGGgggcccccctccctcctcggctCCATCTGCTGCAAATATGTCCCGCCCAGCGCCCGCAGCATTCCCACTGTCTCTGCCACCTGTCAGGGGCCATCTGCTCTGCAGACCCCTTCAAGGAGAGCCAAGAGCCACTACGGGGACACCCCATCCCATCTCCCATCTCTCTTTCTCGACCTTCCCCTGGCAATCTTTCCCATAAGGTCATAGGTGCAGTCAAAGGGTTCACTGTTGGGAGCATGACACATCGGAACACTCCAGGGTGTGAGGGAGGTGCTGATCCCTCCCCGCCCGCTCAGTCCCTACAGGAGCCCAGTCAGAGGGGAGCATGGAGCTGCTGTCGACCCCCCACAGCATCGAGATCAACAACATCACCTGTGACTCCTTCCGCATCTCCTGGGCCATGGAGAACAGCGACCTAGAGAGGGTCACCCATTACTTCATTGACCTCAATAAGAAGGAGAATAAGAACTCCAACAAATTCAAGCACCGGGTGAGTGGAGAGGGGACCCAGAGCTGCCTCTTCCCGACACCAATTGTGAAGGAGGCAGGAGAAGGGGGTATCTGGAGGGAAGATTTTGGAGCCTAAataaaaaaccaactcactgccattgagcgaccctacaggacagggtaaaactgcccctgtgggtttctgagactgtaacttttcaccggaatagaaagcctcatctttctctcccagggctgctggtggtttcgaactgctgacctgtggttaacagtccaatacaggatccattccaccaccaggggtccttttagaGCCTGGAAGGCCTGGTTAAAATCCAAAGCTTTTTACTGGGCAACCCTGAGGAAGTTACCTACCCTGTCTGCATCCGAGTTTTTCACTGGTGAAGAGCTCTCAAGGGCCTGTTGCAAAGATTCGATGCGAGCGTGTGTGGGCTTGGCACGGTGCCTCGCTCGCACCCAGGGACCGTGGTGCTCACAGTGTTACTGGGATTGCAGACAGAGGTAGAGATCTGGGCCAGGGAGGGGCTAAGGGCTCTGCATCACACACAGAGATGCCTCTCTAGTTCTGAGGAAGCTCAGGGCTCTGGGAGCAGCCTGGTTGCTAGGTGGGAGGGTGGCCTGAGCAGTAAGGAGGGGTTGTACCCTTAATCTTGGTACTCAATGATTTCCTGGCCTGGCCTCCTGGGAGTCTTTCTGCCCCTCACCCTCTAGTTCTGCCCTTCTCTTCTTGGTTTAGAAAAGAAATGTTCGAGAGTGCTATACCTTATGAGATGTGCTTTTCCCCTAGGTTAAAGCCCTGGTGGGGGCCAGTGGGAGGAAGCTTCCAGAGTTCCCGAGCTAGCAGAGAGGAAGGGGGCCGAGTGAGGTGGGAAGATGCTGGTTCCCACGACGACAGCATTAGTGCGGGTTACTCACCCTCTCTCTCTGGAACTGGCTCTCCCGATCTGGGTGTCTTTTGGCAGGCCAGTTGCCACGGTGACGTGAAtgctcaccaccacccccttaaGCCTCCCCCCCAAAGAATAAGGCatgttttcccttcctccctggctTCTCAGCATTGGCTGTTGCCGTGGAGACGGCACTGCAGTGTGCAGAGCTCTCCGCGACTCCCTCTGACATGAAGGTCTTGATGCCCTCAACTTGGCGGACCACCCCCCTTCCCTAGTGCCCTTTGTACCTCAGTTCCCAAGAGAATGGGGCGTCAGGAGCATTTAAGAAAGGGCACAGACTCAGAAGGATCTGTGTCCTATTGGGACTATCCTAATGGCCACTGCTTGCTTCTACAAGAAAATGGTGGCCAGGGCATAGAACTATTGCAGAATGGGAGCCATTTGGAGAAAGAGAATTCTGGGAGCATGCCAACCATGGGCATGGTCCCCTGGTTTGACTCTTGGCTCTCTGTCTATACTCCATTTCCCAGGATGTCCCCACCAAGCTCGTGGCCAAGGCTGTGCCACTGCCCATGACAGTGAGAGGCCACTGGTTCCTGAGCCCCCGCACGGAGTACAGCGTGGCCGTGCAGACAGCCGTGAAGCAGAGCGACGGGGAGTACCTGGTGTCTGGCTGGAGCGAGACGGTCGAGTTCTGCACTGGGGGTAAGGCCCAGCTTCACGGGATTCTCCTACTGCCCAGGCCCATCTAACTGATTTAAGGTCGAGAGAGGGCTTCCCTGTCTGTAACCCAAGAGATGTTCATGAAAACTGGCTGCGCCTCAGGCCCTCTGCTTAGGTCACAGGGGAACCAGACAGGGGTAAGACCCTCCTGCCCATAAAAGCCTGCAGTCTAGTGCAGGAGGCACACCGGAACACTGCTGATTCTGCTGTCAAAAGTGCTTTTCCTCAGAGATGGAGTCGAACACTTGCTCTCTGGGGGAAATGGCCCCTATCCCTTGCACCTGCAAACTCttcaaaaataaaactcaaacaCCCTaccttggagtcaattctgactcacagcgactctacagggcagagtacaactgactgtgggtttctgaggccataaatatttatttatggaagagaaagcctcatctttctcgcacagagcagctggtggatctgaactgttgaccttgaggttagcagtccaatgtgtaattaACTACACTATCAGGGCTCTCTGAAGATTTTTCAAACCCCAGCAGGAACACATGTTGGGTTTCTGTGTCACAGATGACCTAGGATCTGCTCCACAAAAACCCCTTCATTTGGTGTCCGTGGTGAGAACTGCTCTAGATCTCCCTGTGCCAGGGAACACTGGCAGCCCCAGGCAGCGGAGGCTGCTGGCTCTCTGCCCTCTGCTAAGGCCTGCGCCCCAAGTCTCCTTCAGCTGCACTGTCTTCTGCATTGTGCTTCTTCTTTGCTCTGCTGCAAAACCCCACTCCCTGGAGGCATCCCCGCCCTTTGTGGATTAAGCCCTAGAACTCTGCTTACAGCAGGGGTTTCATTAGCTGGGGAATGGGGGATCCAATCCACACTCCTCTTGCCAAACTGGGCAGGGATGCGTCCGCAAGGAGGAAAGGACACCTCTTCCTAATTTGTACAAAGATGCTCCGGAGGCTGGCAGCAGCCATGCCTGGACCCCAGGAGCCCAGCTTCTGGCCCTGCTAGAAAGCTTCCATTTTACTTTCGGCTTCCAGGCTCTACTGCTTCTCCTGGAATGCTCAAGAGCAGTCTTCGCCCCAACTCTGGTCTACCTAAACCTTTCCCTTTTAGGGCCCAGGCTTGTTCTCCCTGGGCTCCTCATGAGTCCCCCACCTGTAATTACAACTGGCTTTTCTGCTCACAGAGGCAGAGCCCTCAAATCCTTCTTTTGCCTGGTGATCTTCTTTTCACATGAGAATAGCCTGGGATTAGAACCGCTAAGGCCCCTGGCATGACTGTGTGATTGGGCACCCCTGTCCCCTGCCCCTTTCTGACCAGAAGAGCCTGAGCTCTGGCAGGGACATACAGCATCCAGCTCACAGTGTTCCCAAGAGAGGCCAGCTGGCCTGTCTCCATCGGAGGCCAAGGTGCTGTGCCTAtttggtcccctctgcccttctggaGCGCAGTGATGGACTCTCTGGGGTGGGCGAGTGTGGGGGAAGAGGGTGTGACCTTCCAGCTGACTGGCGGCTGCCCCCACCTGGACTCTTGCAGACTATGCCAAAGAGCACCTGGCTCAGCTGCAGGAGAAGGCTGAGCAGATCGCAGGCCGCATGCTTCGCTTCTCTGTCTTCTACCGCAACCATCACAAGGAGTACTTCCAGCATGCCAGGTACCGCCTCCCATTCCTTCCCGGggccctcctgctcctgctcctgccctGGCTCCCTGGGAGGCCACCCCCACCTGGTAGCTTGCCAGATCCTCCTTtggacaccccacccccctcaatgCCTTCCTGCCATCAGACTAGCTCTAGAGTGAGGGCGACTTGGGGGCTGGGCTCTAAGGAAGGCAGGGAGCTAACAGGATGGAAGAAGCCCTTGCAAAGCACCGTGCTAATAGGTGCCGGGCTTAACATGGTCTTGGATTTGCTCTTTGCTGGGTTTTCCCACCACAGCCCTCTACCACCTCTCAAATTCAGAGTCCAAAGAGGGAACGGGGGAGGGGAGCTCACAAAAGAAGGCCCCAGGCCATGAAGTACACATAGTACGcgcatgcgcgcgcgcgcgcgcgcgcgcgcgcgcacacacacacacagctcaggGCTTCCCACCCTCGGTATGGAAGTGACTGGAGCCTTCAGGGAGGTCTCTCTAGTGATGGTGAGTGGGTCAGAGAGGAAATCAGAGGATGGGGCTTTGGGGGGCCACACTCACATAAGCCATATGGAGAATCTTCCATTTTATTTGCCTATTGCCTGCCTGTGTATAATTTTTTTTGGTGAGGGAGAGGGGGCTCTGGAGTTTAAGAATATTTGAAAACCGATGGCCAGTCTAAGTCTAGCATACAGACGGGAGACTGAGGCCCAGATTGGCTCATCTCAACAGCaaccaggaccaggcagggtgagACTGGGTCAGGGAGGGACAGTCCACTCCAACCTGGGCCTGATGAGACCATCACACCCACATTCTAGATCACCACATTCATATGGGGCAGAGCTTGCTGACCCTACCCAGGGCAGTGAGTACCAGAGTGGGAGAGGTGGGAAGGAGGTTTGGTGTTGGCATGGGCACTCactcagagaggaggagagagacgaAGAACACCAGTGTGTGCCAGGCTCCTCCCTGGCACTGGGatatcagtgtctaggctgggaGATGGCAAGCTTTAACACAGCAAATACCCCTGGCGGTTGTGTAATAATCACAGTACCTGGCACATAGTGGTTGCTGGCTCCACGTGCCAGATGATCTAGAAAGGTTTTAGAGGTAGGGGACACCTGTGCTGGGCCTTGAAGGATGATCAAGACTTTGTCAGGCCAGGCTGAGAAAGGTAGGGTGGGCAATCCGGGCAGAGGAGCATGCGCTGCAGAGGCTCAGAGACTGGGTGGGGAGAGCAGGCCAGAGTCAGAGCGCAGCCGGGGGCAGTGCCCTGTGGGTGTatgcatgagagaggggaaggcaggtGTGTGTGGCAAGAGTTTGGAGAGACAGGATCTGAGGGCCTCGCTGTTCATGCAGGCAGTGAGAGCCCATCCAAGCATTTTCAGCAAGGAGGAGCGGCAGGCTCTTAGCTCTCTCCTCTGTGAAGGAGTGGGCTGCAGGAGCTGATCTCTGACAGCCCTCCCTGCCTAGAGCCTTCTGGAAAGCTATCTTTGTGATTGGTGGAGGCGGTGGGGCTGGTGGGAGAGCCAGGAGCAGGACTCCATCCCTTCTCCGCCTCCCACCGCAGCCCCTCTGTTCGGTGCTGCTGACCAGGGGCATTTTCTCATCCCGTTGCTTctcatccctccccccccccccacacacacacccctggcgGACAGAACCCACAGCGGGAACATGCTGCAGCCCTACCTGAAGGACAACAGCGGCAGCCACGGCTCGCCCACCAGCGGCATGCTGCAGGGCGTCTTCTTCAGCTGCAACACGGAGTTCAACACGGGCCAGCCACCCCAGGACTCCCCCTATGGTCGCTGGCGCTTCCAGATCCCCGCGCAGCGCCTCTTCAACCCCAGCACCAACCTCTACTT harbors:
- the PHYHIP gene encoding phytanoyl-CoA hydroxylase-interacting protein, whose amino-acid sequence is MELLSTPHSIEINNITCDSFRISWAMENSDLERVTHYFIDLNKKENKNSNKFKHRDVPTKLVAKAVPLPMTVRGHWFLSPRTEYSVAVQTAVKQSDGEYLVSGWSETVEFCTGDYAKEHLAQLQEKAEQIAGRMLRFSVFYRNHHKEYFQHARTHSGNMLQPYLKDNSGSHGSPTSGMLQGVFFSCNTEFNTGQPPQDSPYGRWRFQIPAQRLFNPSTNLYFADFYCMYTAYHYAILVLAPKGSLGDRFCRDRLPLLDIACNKFLTCSVEDGELVFRHAQDLILEVIYTEPVDLSLGSLGEISGHQLMSLSTADAKKDPSCKTCNISVGR